The genomic segment GGCTCCATGACGGCGCTCAGGCGTACGCTAACGGATGGCGACGGACACAGCTGGGCCGAGGCGACGGATAACGGCTACATAAGGAATCACGAACCGGAAGGAGATACGTTGTACGTAGTGGATCTTTGCGTCAGGCCTGCGTACCGGTCGCTTGGACTCGGCAAGTGGCTTATTCAGTCCATGCACGAGACGGCCGTCCATCTCGGCTGCCGCCGGCTGCTGAGCGGCGGACGAATGCCCGGCTATCACAAGCACGCGGATCGTCTGACGCCGGAGCAATACCTGGAGGAAGTGGCGGCAGGGCGCTTGCGCGATCCGGTCGTTTCCTTTTTGATCCGCTGCGGTCGTTATCCGATCGGCGTGGCGCACGGCTACCTCGAAGACGAGGAGTCCTGCAATAATGCGGCGCTCATGGAATGGCGCAATCCTTTTATCGGTTGAATCGCACGGCTTGACAATAAAGCGATGTCTCGCATCGTTATTTCGTGCCGCGAGCCGGATTTTTGGGGAATAGCGATGCCGCGCATCGTTATTTTGTGTCAGGAGTGGCGATTCAGCAGAATATTGCACCTTCAGCACCTTCTCGCGAGAAGGTGTTTTTTTATCGGCTTTATTGATATCGGCTTTATTGATATCGGCTCTATTTCAATCGCCTGTCCGGATCGGACTTGGTTGGCGTACAACAAAATCCCGAAATCTTTCAAGCCGTCTCCCTGCGAAAAAACCTAATATAGGTGAAGGAGCCGCGGCTTTGCGGCCGCGCGCCGATTATGTGCAGACGCGGAGGTAACGATATTAATGCGCAACGATATGAAGACGCCGAGAGGACTGTCCAGCCTGGAGCGGTTCGATCTCCTGCCCCTGCTTCGGGACGGCGTGCAGGTTCACTACGAAGGCAGCATCGACAAGCAAGGCTACAACGCGGATTGGGACTGGCTGCTGTACAAGGATGGCGGCGAATACGTTATCTTTGATGTCGACGGACCGGGCTGCATTTACAATTTCGTGCAGCACCGCTATCCGGACAGCCCGGAGCCGACGTTTCGCTTTTATTTCGATGGAGAGACTTCTCCCCGCTTCGAGATCAAGCACTCCGAATTCGGAGCGAAGGCGCCGTTCGTTGCGCCGCTTGCAGGCGCCTATCTCGGGCCGGAAGAAGGCGGGCGCGGTCCCATCCGCGTCGTACGAAGCTTCGTGCCGATGCCGTACGCGAGATCGTGCAAAATTACGACGGATATTCGCTTGAAGGGTGCGGCCAAAGGCGACGGCGGATGGGGACATGTCGTCTATCATGCGTACGCGGAAGGAGACGACGAGCTTATAACGTTCACCGGCGAGGAGTCGTA from the Cohnella hashimotonis genome contains:
- a CDS encoding GNAT family N-acetyltransferase; translated protein: MRKRLIVTDGSRTAEAEIRIYAREDFKALIEIQAESFPPPYPSELWWNEAQLEEHVTRFPDGALCVSVDGRLAGSMTALRRTLTDGDGHSWAEATDNGYIRNHEPEGDTLYVVDLCVRPAYRSLGLGKWLIQSMHETAVHLGCRRLLSGGRMPGYHKHADRLTPEQYLEEVAAGRLRDPVVSFLIRCGRYPIGVAHGYLEDEESCNNAALMEWRNPFIG